From the genome of Naumannella halotolerans, one region includes:
- the cobA gene encoding uroporphyrinogen-III C-methyltransferase codes for MVGDREDPAIGDQGAEPLPPTPAGWVSLVGGGPGDPGLLTGRAVRAIGEADVVLHDRLCPREALLDLAPGAELIDVGKRPGHHAMPQEEIERLMVDRARRGLRVVRLKGGDPFVFGRGGEEVLTCRRAGVPVEVVPGVSSAIAVPAAAGIPVTHRGVAHAFTVISAHAGLGEDELQQLAQLDGTIVVLMGVGTLDQVLDGLRRHGMSDHTPVAIIERGFSADERRLVSTIGAIGAQVPEFAPVSPAVIVIGAVVAALTENVSGSAPQCETDPDTKTVLGPVLQALGPS; via the coding sequence GTGGTTGGAGACCGCGAAGATCCGGCCATCGGGGACCAGGGCGCCGAGCCGTTGCCGCCGACCCCGGCGGGCTGGGTGAGCCTGGTCGGGGGCGGGCCCGGTGACCCCGGGTTGCTGACCGGCCGGGCGGTCCGGGCGATCGGCGAGGCAGATGTGGTGCTGCACGATCGACTGTGCCCGCGCGAGGCGCTGCTCGACCTGGCTCCGGGTGCCGAGTTGATCGACGTCGGCAAACGTCCCGGCCACCACGCCATGCCGCAGGAGGAGATCGAACGACTGATGGTGGACCGGGCCCGGCGCGGATTGCGGGTGGTACGGCTGAAGGGCGGCGACCCGTTCGTCTTCGGCCGGGGCGGTGAGGAGGTCCTGACCTGCCGTCGGGCCGGCGTACCGGTGGAGGTCGTACCCGGTGTGTCCAGTGCCATCGCCGTTCCCGCTGCCGCCGGGATCCCGGTGACCCACCGCGGTGTGGCCCATGCCTTCACGGTGATCTCGGCCCATGCCGGACTGGGTGAGGACGAACTGCAGCAGCTCGCGCAGCTGGATGGGACGATCGTCGTCCTGATGGGGGTCGGCACCTTGGACCAGGTGCTCGACGGGTTGCGCCGTCACGGCATGTCCGATCACACCCCGGTGGCGATCATCGAGCGCGGGTTCAGCGCCGACGAGCGTCGGCTGGTCTCCACGATCGGTGCGATCGGTGCACAGGTACCGGAGTTCGCACCTGTCTCGCCGGCGGTGATCGTGATCGGGGCGGTGGTCGCCGCTCTGACCGAAAACGTCTCGGGGTCGGCCCCGCAGTGCGAAACTGACCCCGACACCAAGACGGTGCTCGGCCCGGTCCTGCAGGCACTCGGTCCGAGCTGA
- a CDS encoding CbiX/SirB N-terminal domain-containing protein yields MSRGIVGSRAGRATIASPLHKDVFDLQTGECYTRPGELHLPTWWVREDEGVIFVAPRPVLVAASHGTADPAGQRAVAGLVDAVRAARPELVVEPSFVDVQEPDVTRTLAGLPDEVGARIVPLLLSAGFHVHVDLQQTRQATQRPVTVSGALGPDRRLAQLLHRRLLEAGFDAESTDRVVLGAAGSTDASAVRDCRLTAAYLAELVQRPVTAAFLAHAEPGLAAAVQQVRAEGSGRVFVATYLLAPGFFAGRAAAAGADVTTEPLLTADGPVPPELVEIVGELYDGRD; encoded by the coding sequence ATGTCCCGGGGGATCGTCGGTTCCCGAGCCGGCCGGGCGACCATCGCCTCGCCGCTGCACAAGGATGTCTTCGACCTCCAGACCGGGGAGTGCTACACCCGTCCGGGGGAGCTGCACCTGCCGACCTGGTGGGTACGAGAGGATGAGGGGGTGATCTTCGTGGCCCCTCGACCAGTACTGGTCGCTGCCTCGCACGGGACTGCCGACCCGGCCGGACAGCGCGCCGTCGCCGGACTGGTCGACGCGGTCCGTGCGGCCCGGCCGGAGCTGGTCGTCGAGCCGAGTTTCGTCGACGTCCAGGAGCCCGATGTCACCCGTACCCTGGCCGGGTTGCCGGACGAGGTCGGGGCCCGGATCGTGCCGTTGCTGCTCTCGGCCGGATTCCACGTCCACGTGGACCTGCAGCAGACCCGGCAGGCCACGCAGCGCCCGGTCACGGTGAGCGGGGCACTCGGCCCGGACCGGCGGTTGGCGCAACTGCTGCACCGACGGTTGCTGGAGGCCGGTTTCGACGCCGAGTCCACCGATCGGGTGGTGCTCGGTGCCGCCGGGTCCACCGATGCCTCGGCGGTACGCGACTGCCGACTGACCGCGGCGTACCTGGCCGAGCTCGTGCAGCGACCGGTCACCGCAGCCTTCCTGGCCCATGCCGAACCGGGCCTGGCAGCAGCCGTGCAGCAGGTCCGCGCGGAGGGCTCGGGGCGGGTCTTCGTCGCCACCTACCTGCTCGCCCCCGGTTTCTTCGCCGGCCGCGCGGCAGCCGCCGGCGCCGATGTCACCACCGAGCCCCTGTTGACCGCCGACGGCCCCGTACCACCCGAACTGGTCGAGATCGTCGGCGAACTCTACGACGGTCGCGACTGA
- a CDS encoding SDR family NAD(P)-dependent oxidoreductase, whose protein sequence is MSQQGSLIGRIALVTGSGSGIGKAVAERFAIEGARVIIADRDATAARETAERIGDSARAVVMDIADEQSVVDAFAELTAADLAPNVVVANAGVQLFGSDAPIADLELDTWRRTIDVNLTGTFLTVKHAVRSMLTTGGGSIILTGSPTGINGEGRDFTAYSSSKAGIHGLGRAVAAAYAEQNIRVNTVVPGYTETPLVTAISSDREARAAITSRIPLGRPGTPADVCGAMVFLAGDDAAFATGALFTVDGGMTTL, encoded by the coding sequence ATGAGCCAGCAGGGTTCGCTGATCGGCCGGATCGCACTGGTGACCGGATCGGGCAGCGGCATCGGCAAAGCCGTCGCCGAACGGTTCGCCATCGAGGGGGCGCGGGTGATCATCGCCGACCGGGATGCGACCGCTGCCCGGGAGACCGCCGAGCGGATCGGGGACTCCGCCCGGGCGGTGGTGATGGACATCGCCGATGAACAATCCGTCGTCGACGCGTTCGCCGAGCTCACCGCCGCCGATCTTGCACCGAATGTGGTCGTGGCCAATGCCGGTGTCCAGCTGTTCGGTTCCGATGCGCCGATCGCCGACCTCGAGCTGGACACCTGGCGCCGGACGATCGACGTCAACCTGACCGGGACCTTCCTGACGGTGAAACATGCGGTGCGTTCGATGCTCACCACCGGTGGCGGTTCGATCATCCTCACCGGCAGCCCGACCGGGATCAACGGCGAAGGCAGGGACTTCACCGCCTACAGCTCGTCCAAGGCCGGGATCCACGGCCTGGGACGTGCGGTCGCCGCCGCCTACGCCGAGCAGAACATCCGGGTGAACACCGTGGTCCCCGGATACACCGAGACCCCCTTGGTGACGGCCATCAGCTCCGATCGTGAGGCCCGCGCGGCGATCACCTCCCGGATCCCGCTGGGCAGGCCGGGGACACCGGCAGACGTCTGTGGCGCGATGGTCTTCCTGGCCGGTGATGACGCGGCATTCGCCACCGGCGCGCTGTTCACCGTCGACGGTGGGATGACCACCTTGTGA
- a CDS encoding MFS transporter — translation MNAIPTLPTETPQGSGLVRRRGRWIDGWNPGDAAQWEGPGRAMARRNLRWSIFAEFLGFVVWQLWSIVVVSLPAAGFDFSTSQIFWLISIPSLVGATLRFPYTFMVARFGGRNWTIVSALLLLIPTIGLSVVVSNPETSFATMLLVAALAGLGGGNFASSMANITYFFPQREKGWALGLNAAGGNLGASVAQFVVPIAVTIGAAATVNLGLAGMIWVPLIVIAALGAALRMDNLSNAKSDFAGAIAAVKEPHLWVLAFLYIGTFGSFIGFAGVFRS, via the coding sequence ATGAACGCCATACCCACGTTGCCCACCGAGACCCCTCAAGGCTCCGGGCTGGTCCGGCGCCGCGGCCGCTGGATCGACGGTTGGAACCCCGGGGACGCCGCACAGTGGGAAGGGCCCGGGCGGGCGATGGCCCGGCGGAACCTGCGCTGGTCGATCTTCGCCGAGTTCCTCGGCTTCGTCGTCTGGCAGTTGTGGTCGATCGTCGTCGTCTCCCTGCCGGCGGCCGGATTCGACTTCAGCACCTCCCAGATCTTCTGGCTGATCTCGATCCCCAGCCTGGTCGGGGCCACCCTGCGTTTCCCCTACACCTTCATGGTCGCGCGATTCGGTGGGCGCAACTGGACCATCGTCTCCGCCCTGCTGCTGCTGATCCCGACGATCGGGCTCTCGGTGGTGGTGAGCAATCCGGAGACGTCGTTCGCGACGATGCTGCTGGTCGCAGCCCTGGCCGGGCTCGGCGGCGGTAACTTCGCCTCCTCGATGGCCAACATCACCTACTTCTTCCCGCAGCGGGAGAAGGGCTGGGCGCTCGGGCTGAACGCGGCCGGTGGCAACCTCGGTGCCTCGGTGGCGCAGTTCGTCGTCCCGATCGCGGTCACCATCGGCGCTGCGGCAACGGTCAACCTGGGACTCGCCGGCATGATCTGGGTCCCACTGATCGTGATCGCCGCCCTCGGGGCAGCACTGCGGATGGACAACCTGTCGAACGCGAAGTCCGATTTCGCCGGGGCGATCGCAGCGGTCAAGGAGCCCCACCTGTGGGTGCTGGCCTTCCTCTACATCGGCACCTTCGGTTCGTTCATCGGGTTCGCCGGGGTCTTCCGAAGTTGA
- a CDS encoding long-chain-fatty-acid--CoA ligase has translation MTDFDPPRPWTASYAEGVPTDLGEVGGCLTDIVAESARDYPDAPALEFFGRETSYRQLQEMIMRAAAGLKALGVGPGDPVAIVLPNCPQHIVAFYAVLRLGAVPIEHNPLYTARELRKQFEDHGARTAIVWNKVVATVQQFPADLRVHSLISVDVVKGMPRLTQLALRLPLPKVRESREALTSKVTNTIVWESVFARDPLPDDHPRPGTDDLAIIQYTSGTTGAPKGAKLTHRNLLANARQAQAWTPTIQRGRGCVVYAVLPMFHAYGLTLCLTFAMSMGARLVLFPKFDPDLVLKVTEKHPATFLPLVPPIAERLLSASKEKGISLAGTGIAISGAMPLQQSLVIPFEEATGGYLVEGYGLSECSPVLMANPVADNRKAGTVGLPLPGTECRVVDPENPTVDVPAGEPGELLVRGPQVFSGYYGKPEETEEVFVGDWFRTGDIVQIDSDGFVSIVDRIKELIITGGFNVSPSEVESVLRQHPDVDDAAVVGMPSDHSGEEVVAAIVVAADAGEVDPEQVRGFARGILTPYKVPRRLVIVDELPKSLIGKVLRREVRDKLLAETTDA, from the coding sequence GTGACCGACTTCGATCCCCCGCGCCCCTGGACCGCCAGCTACGCCGAGGGCGTACCGACCGATCTCGGTGAGGTCGGCGGTTGTCTCACCGACATCGTCGCCGAGTCGGCCCGGGACTACCCCGACGCGCCGGCCCTGGAGTTCTTCGGCCGGGAGACCAGCTACCGCCAGCTGCAGGAGATGATCATGCGCGCGGCGGCCGGGTTGAAGGCGCTGGGTGTCGGACCCGGTGACCCGGTGGCGATCGTGCTGCCGAACTGCCCGCAGCACATCGTCGCCTTCTACGCCGTGCTCCGGCTGGGAGCGGTACCGATCGAACACAACCCGCTCTACACCGCCCGGGAACTGCGCAAGCAGTTCGAGGACCACGGTGCCCGGACCGCCATCGTCTGGAACAAGGTCGTCGCCACGGTGCAACAGTTCCCGGCCGATCTGCGGGTGCACAGCCTGATCAGTGTCGACGTGGTGAAGGGGATGCCCCGACTCACCCAATTGGCCCTGCGCCTTCCCTTGCCGAAGGTCCGTGAATCGCGGGAGGCACTGACCAGCAAGGTGACCAACACGATCGTCTGGGAGTCCGTGTTCGCCCGCGATCCGCTGCCCGATGATCATCCCCGCCCGGGCACCGATGATCTTGCGATCATCCAGTACACCTCGGGCACCACCGGTGCCCCGAAGGGTGCGAAGCTGACCCATCGCAATCTGCTGGCCAATGCCCGTCAGGCCCAGGCCTGGACGCCGACCATCCAGCGCGGCCGGGGTTGTGTGGTCTATGCGGTGCTGCCCATGTTCCATGCCTACGGCCTCACCCTGTGCCTCACCTTCGCGATGTCGATGGGTGCCCGGTTGGTGCTGTTCCCGAAGTTCGATCCCGACCTGGTGCTGAAGGTGACCGAGAAGCACCCGGCGACCTTCCTGCCCCTGGTGCCGCCGATCGCCGAACGGCTGCTGAGTGCCTCGAAGGAGAAGGGCATCTCCCTGGCCGGGACCGGGATCGCCATCTCCGGTGCGATGCCGTTGCAGCAGTCGCTGGTGATTCCCTTCGAGGAGGCCACCGGTGGCTACCTGGTGGAGGGTTACGGATTGTCGGAGTGCTCCCCGGTGCTGATGGCCAACCCGGTGGCCGACAACCGAAAGGCCGGTACGGTCGGCCTGCCGCTGCCGGGCACCGAGTGCCGGGTGGTCGATCCGGAGAATCCGACCGTCGACGTACCCGCCGGGGAACCGGGCGAGCTGCTGGTCCGTGGACCGCAGGTCTTCAGCGGCTACTACGGCAAGCCCGAGGAGACCGAGGAGGTCTTCGTCGGCGACTGGTTCCGTACCGGTGACATCGTACAGATCGACTCCGACGGGTTCGTCTCGATCGTCGACCGGATCAAGGAGTTGATCATCACCGGCGGTTTCAACGTCTCCCCGAGCGAGGTCGAGAGCGTCCTGCGCCAGCACCCCGATGTGGATGACGCGGCGGTCGTCGGCATGCCCAGCGACCACTCCGGCGAGGAAGTGGTGGCAGCGATCGTGGTGGCTGCCGATGCCGGTGAGGTCGACCCCGAACAGGTCCGTGGTTTCGCCCGCGGGATCCTCACCCCGTACAAGGTCCCGCGTCGCCTGGTGATCGTCGACGAACTGCCGAAATCCTTGATCGGCAAGGTGTTGCGACGTGAGGTACGCGACAAGCTGCTCGCCGAGACCACCGACGCCTGA
- a CDS encoding amidohydrolase codes for MTLPAAITDTLQDELPSLVETYRWFHQHPELSMQEVNTATRITEILTGYGIDSFRCGGTGVVAVLENGDGPVVAYRADTDGLPIDEGTGLPYASTAEGVLPDGTGTKVMHGCGHDSHITAGLAIARLLRQHPEAWSGTVVMLFQPGEETGAGARAMIADDLWQRVPRPEAVHGQHIWPGRAGQVEVSVGTAMAMADSLRVTVRGKQAHGSQPENSIDPIVLGAAMITRLQTVVSREIPATAMAVLTIGSFHGGLKENIIPEEAWFTISVRSFDPDIRATVLAAIDRIITGEAIVAGAPEPVIETMYDFPRCYNDPELATGLIGSLEDELGAGQVIVRDPVTGSEDFGLFGDSLGVPYVYWFFGGYSAAHLDSGDPVHGNHSPYFGPDAIELSLDTAVRAGMTAILRHLGPQPR; via the coding sequence ATGACCCTGCCCGCTGCGATCACCGACACCCTGCAGGACGAACTGCCGTCACTGGTGGAGACCTACCGCTGGTTTCACCAACATCCGGAGTTGTCCATGCAGGAGGTGAACACCGCCACCAGGATCACCGAGATCCTCACCGGGTACGGGATCGACAGTTTCCGCTGTGGCGGTACGGGTGTGGTGGCCGTCCTGGAGAACGGTGACGGGCCGGTGGTGGCCTACCGCGCCGACACCGATGGTCTGCCGATCGACGAGGGCACCGGCTTGCCCTATGCCTCCACCGCGGAGGGGGTGTTGCCCGACGGAACCGGTACCAAGGTGATGCACGGTTGTGGCCACGACTCCCACATCACCGCCGGGCTGGCGATCGCCCGTCTGTTACGCCAACACCCCGAGGCCTGGTCGGGCACGGTGGTGATGCTCTTCCAGCCCGGGGAGGAGACCGGTGCCGGCGCCCGAGCGATGATCGCCGATGACCTGTGGCAGCGGGTGCCCCGCCCGGAGGCCGTCCACGGCCAGCACATCTGGCCCGGCCGGGCGGGTCAGGTGGAGGTGTCGGTCGGCACGGCGATGGCGATGGCCGATTCCCTGCGGGTGACCGTCCGGGGCAAACAGGCCCACGGTTCGCAACCGGAGAACTCGATCGACCCGATCGTGCTCGGCGCGGCGATGATCACCCGCCTGCAGACCGTCGTCTCCCGGGAGATCCCGGCCACGGCGATGGCGGTACTGACGATCGGGTCCTTCCACGGGGGACTGAAGGAGAACATCATCCCCGAGGAGGCGTGGTTCACCATCAGCGTCCGCAGTTTCGACCCGGACATCCGGGCCACCGTGCTGGCCGCGATCGACCGGATCATCACCGGTGAGGCGATCGTCGCCGGGGCACCGGAGCCGGTGATCGAGACGATGTACGACTTCCCCCGCTGCTACAACGATCCCGAACTGGCGACCGGACTGATCGGTTCCCTGGAAGACGAACTCGGTGCCGGGCAGGTGATCGTCCGCGACCCGGTCACCGGGTCGGAGGACTTCGGGCTCTTCGGCGACAGTCTCGGCGTGCCCTACGTCTACTGGTTCTTCGGCGGGTACAGCGCGGCACATCTGGACTCCGGCGACCCGGTCCACGGCAACCACTCGCCCTACTTCGGGCCGGATGCGATCGAGCTCAGCCTGGACACGGCGGTACGCGCCGGGATGACTGCGATCCTGCGCCACCTGGGGCCTCAGCCTCGCTGA
- a CDS encoding uroporphyrinogen-III synthase translates to MSGGSARVHRGRAAPRRQRAVELQRLRYAGARVVTVAPYFWRTRQDDTRVQRLVEAICGGGLDAVTFTSPPAVHALLEAADDVARRDELLAAMRSTVTPAVVGPVTAAPLIEAGVEPIMPERFRMGALIRLVCENLSERRVIRLSTSAGTVELRGRLVIQDTGTVELTPTSLALFRTLMEAGGSTVSRATLAESLPGENEDHAVDVAISRLRQCLPDPSVLATVIKRGYRIDVSGCDPDLPRCRDVSPRSSRNSLDR, encoded by the coding sequence GTGTCGGGAGGATCTGCGCGGGTCCACCGTGGCCGTGCAGCTCCACGGCGACAGCGGGCGGTCGAGCTGCAGCGGTTGCGCTATGCCGGTGCACGGGTGGTCACCGTCGCCCCCTACTTCTGGCGGACCAGACAGGACGACACCCGGGTCCAGCGACTGGTCGAGGCCATCTGTGGCGGCGGTCTGGATGCCGTCACCTTCACCAGCCCGCCGGCGGTGCACGCCCTGCTGGAGGCCGCCGACGATGTCGCCCGACGCGACGAACTGCTGGCGGCGATGCGATCCACCGTGACCCCGGCGGTGGTCGGGCCGGTGACGGCGGCGCCGTTGATCGAGGCCGGGGTGGAGCCGATCATGCCCGAACGGTTCCGGATGGGGGCGCTGATCCGGTTGGTCTGCGAGAACCTGTCCGAGCGCCGGGTGATCCGGCTGTCGACCTCCGCCGGCACGGTGGAGCTCCGCGGCCGGCTGGTGATCCAGGACACCGGCACGGTCGAGTTGACCCCGACCTCCCTGGCCCTGTTCCGTACCCTGATGGAGGCAGGCGGGTCGACCGTGTCCCGGGCGACACTGGCCGAGTCGCTGCCCGGGGAGAACGAGGACCATGCGGTGGATGTGGCGATCAGCCGCTTGCGCCAGTGCCTGCCCGACCCCTCGGTGCTGGCGACGGTGATCAAACGCGGTTACCGGATCGACGTATCGGGGTGTGACCCAGATCTCCCCCGATGTCGCGATGTGAGTCCTCGGTCGAGTCGGAATAGTCTGGATCGGTGA